From Carassius carassius chromosome 15, fCarCar2.1, whole genome shotgun sequence:
CGTCCACTGTAAACCATTCATGCAAGTCCACGCACATAAGATGACCTCAATCCAAACCCTTTTAATTCCTACACAGGAAGCTGGCACCGTATCCTTTATGTTTCATCACAGAGAGACTTCCAGACAAATATTAACTCTGCATGAACAGgtacaaacacagacagaaaacTTTCACTTCTTTACAAACATAAGATGCTGAGACAGTTTAATGACTTGGTTCTCTCCTGACAGACGGCGTTAGGAAATACAGTACCAGAACAGAAAACACTCATTATGACATGACATACATacagacccatactcagaattcaaccaatcctaagtgcacacacacaagtaTGTGCTCTGTTGATAGCTAGCTTAATCATAAACAGAGGTTTGGTGTATCATTATAAAAAATGATACAAAAAATGCTTAATGTTTAATTTCTGTTAAGTGCTGACGCAGATAGGACAAAGCACAAATCAAAAAACTCTCACCAAGGAAGCATCTGTGTATAATGAAAAAGAAATGCTTATGTAAGAAAGAATCAAACTAAAGACTTTAATGACCTTCTTTCAATAATTTCTAGGTTATTTAGAACAGCAGGGAGGAGGCATGAGTGTTCACCTCAGAAGTTGCTTCTTACTGTTTACATTTTTTCACAGAGCTGTTGCACTGACGAGCAACTTCCCTCAGGGTCCATGTTTATAATGGTGACAAACTCACTGCCAGAGAAAAACACGTCTCTAGTGCTGGATCCCTTCATCCCAGTGTGCTCGGGGAAGATGTGTGCATCATGGAATAGTCTCCCAATTATAATCAGGAGAGCAGAGCGCTTGACTGCCATGTGTACAGCAGAGCTCTCAAACACTGATGTCAGCTGTAATATGTTCAGTTTCTTACCCGTGAGAAAGTTCTTCACAGAAGCAATACTTTGACACTGCAAATGACCACTCTTCGTATTATGGTCTGTAAAATCACAATTAGATACAGTTATGCTGAGGGCTTCGGTGAAACGTGCATCGACTGTGACTGCAGTTTCTGAGACTGTCATACAAAGACTGTCAGAAGAGCTTCGACAGATCATATGAGCACCGTCTTGGGCCGTACAGGACTCAGCGAGAGCACTGCGAGGTGATGAGGAACAGCTTTAGGATTAGGACGGTGCATGGGATTAACAGTTGGCTCATTCTGAAGCCAAAAATGTTTGATATGTGATGCAGCCCGTGGATGTAAAATGACACCGATATTTGtcattcagcagatgctttttATCTAAAGTACAGTATACTTACTACAAAGACAGCACGGTCCCTCTGGAGCACTTTAAGtgctttattcattattttatagtGCTTTTTGACCCATCTTTATGGGTAATTTCATAATAACTTCTattgtctttaaaatatgtttaaagtgTTACTGTTGAATGTACATTTACGATACACTAAAGTATACTGTACTggcatttctattgaaacttgtatatgatgtgtttatttataaagatgaagctataattttgtacatttaagatgtattaactttaaatgtaattttgaaaaACAGTTATAATCAAGAGttgcatgtgctttagtatgttagtcaacacatcaaaataagtgttctTCATTTGAACATGACAAAAGATTGTTAAAACCTTTCAAATgaacctaaaataaaatgtttaatttattttacattacaaagTGGACATTTTAAACACAGTCATGAGAGTATCTCTTTCAATAATATTGTATTTTCTGAAAGAACCTTTTTAAACCAATATTTTAAGACTTTAAGTACACAAAAAGTGCacatgaaaaaaactatgcatcaAGTATAATGATGAACGTGAACTTGTAGTGTACTTAAAAtcctaaacttttttttcttaatagttCACATCTTTTTCAAAAGGGTGCAAGCGACATAAACCAAATTTTATATCTTAACTTACTTTTTGATCAAACTAGGAAAAGTAAAGCACATTCTCATggatttaaatacagaaatatcaTGAGGTCATGTGATAACGGTGTAGCCTGTTTGAAACATTTTTGCAGTCTGAGAAATGTTTCAAAactgattgtttgtttatttaatgaaCAGTGTGCAGTATGCTAGTATTCCATTCCAAATGTAGCTTGACTTttttcaatataatatttttggtGCTTTTATTCATATGGGGAGAGGACAGGAAATGATGGGGAAATGTCTTAAGCAAGATTTGAGCTTGCATCGCCCACATGTGCTCCAAGATTCAATGTGTTGAGTCATGCGCTAACTTCCAGGAGACAGTTCCAACAAAACAACATTGCCAGGAATCCAGCAAAGATGGAGCTTCAGTGTGACCGTCACAATAAACATCTACCAAATGACAAATCACCAAAATTTCAATGGCATTAAGCTGTCATGAGTAATGGAAGCTCTTTGAGCTATGATTATGAACTGAATTCCTTATGAGGTCCTTATTTGTTTCCGTTTTCAAACTTTCCCAGCAATATTCTGCTGTATGGATGTGTGCTAAGGATTTCCTGTTGAGTGACTTTGAGCATCCTGTTAAACACATTACACCAGTCGTCTGTAAAGCCATCTCGCCGTGATGAGTGTCATGTTTGTGCTTCAGTCAAATAGATGTGGAGATGCTGTAGAGCACTGTCACACTTCACTGTTGTTCCCACAGCTCAAAGCATCTCTAAATATGACAGTAATGTATCAATTTTGTCAAGACCCAGAGATGAAGATTGGTATGAAATAATGATCTGGAAGACCATACCACTTATTTAGGGTGCCTACACACATATGAATTATTCACAAGTGTCATTTaagtgtcaaaactaaatattatgTGGCATTTAACATAGTTctgaatttgatttatttttattcttttttacttaaatattaaacatgagaaatttaacaaaaattaattgttctgaatttttttttttttaaatacagcttcaagttttcaagatgaagagTAAATTTGGAACATCATATTCAATACGCAGAAATTAAGTTTGCACAGAAAGTAGGTAAGATGTAATCCACAGGGAGGAGTAGATCACTGAAAAATCAAATTAAGCATTTTGGCCAACCTTTTTTGCTCTAAGGGACCCCTCCTCTCCAAATCAATACATACTGTACTTTGCAAAAATTTCACTGCAGATATTCTTTACAACTTAAAAGCAGCTACTTAAAAgtacttaaaggtgccatgtgtcatgtctggcaaaaaaaatcaagtgaTACTCCACATTCcgtaccagatgggggcagtatgcctcaataaagtgaattggtctactctagagtaacaaacgagaaacggcatagtctctatgctccgcccctaccttcacaacaaccctacagccatagccgaagcctaagaggacgttttgcctccagaggaacgttgggtgatgtcaaaagtgattttgaaacatgacatcttcaagctactccccttcacctttaccagtgaatatgttcctattcgttttgttcatattacattttgagttgtatatacacattattggagttaaattaatttgacagacagcattctgtcaacatcattggtcaacatcagacagctgatgttgacctagctagcgccaaccaacgtaaccagagctgccaactctcaagcattcaccgtgagacacacgcaattgactctttccACACGCTTTCacaccacacatcaattttctcacacacagaaaaaccacgaagcaaagaggacacggagaccaacagactagacagagcaggttagttatgatataaaaaaatatcagattctgtcaattttattacgcAATTCAAACAATACCGTTTTGGCACTTGTAAATGTTACACGGCAGATCCCTAGCGCaagtgaaccgatcatctctactatagtaaaaaaaaacacgaacACTGTTGAAAGATACAGTAGGCTACAAATGACCAAAATGTATTCCTTATACATAATATCGAtcaatcagtgtttttttatCAACGTTAAGAGGTCAATAGGGCTGATATGACTCTGTATGTTTACAGCATTAGCTTCTTAGGTAATGTTACATTTTAGCATCAGCTTGGTAGAGACGGGCTTTGGTAGATAACAGGTGAAAACCGGATCGGATCTGTGGgcaagttatagctagctaattatcaaacgcagctacggttagccatcgctaacattagcacgtttatcgaacagctTTCGAAACTTTTTGtaatgttataacttcccgaaaaaaatacGTAAAaatgcaggttggctggtggttatgttgcccgcataccgcctcccatggccgaaactggtattacgacacctgttgGGCCGTGGCTAGTAAtactaatgctaattaaggttgacatctctgcagcactataacttgacatttttttaatgacatcatcgcccttatttcttctaattcttttgatgcgtgtaggtcattttttggatatttttacctcaatttttacacatggcacctttaaaccgTAATTATATACTAACTTTAAGAAATAAGCGCAAGTCAACCTTCCATACCAAACAAGACCACAGCGAGACGCCAAAGGACTACCTACACAGATCCATGCAGAATAACTAAACACACCAGACCATTCTAAATGTGAGGAAACTCAACAATCGGAAGGCAGGTCGATGACATCATTGAATAGTTCCTCTGTCAGAACAAGTGAATTTGAAGCGTTTGATGCCCATATGTACTTAACTGATCCTCAGATACTTTTTCAAAACACACTTTAGTTAGCATCAGTAATAAAGTTAATTTAGTcttacataaataaatgcaaggGATTGATCCATGTCATACAGTAAGTGTGAAAATATTCCCAAACTCCTAAACACTTGAAAATGAACCTATATAGCAATcttattattcatataaaaaatgtatctattcTGGTCGCCTTAACAGAGGACTACAAGACTACAGAGGCACACTGTATGAACctacaatcatatatatatatatatatatatatatctcacagtAGTGTGCTGTTGTGTTTTAAAATGAGGAggcagtcatatatatatatataatgtatttattggtgctgttgcttgtagttagattgATTATTTTTATATGACAGTATCGTTTtctaaacatagcacatactgtatagtaccgaaaccgtgactctaaaactgcGATGCAAACTTATGGTTATATGTTTGTTCACCATGCCTTCAGCTAAAAACGGTTTACAAACATCAGCACAGATTACGATTACATCGTGTCAAGACCGGACAAAAAGACAGCACAACCTATTTATTGTAATCAATACGGTCTACACTGAATGCAAAAAAAAGCAAACAGATTCCCCGTTATCCCTGACATAGTCCAAGCTCTTTGCAATGGGTGCTTTGTCACCTCAAGCAGTCGCATCCGAATAGTGTTGCTCTAGAAACTTTTATACAAATTACTCCCTTGTGTGTACTACAAAAGGCACCCATTGAAACCTCTGCAAGAATATCACACCCCTTATAAGTTGATGTCAATTACATGGAACGCCTTTGTTACAATCTGCTGGGGTACAGTATAACACATACTGGGGTAAGTTGTAATAATTAGTCAAAAGAAGAAAAGAACGGAATCCACACCATGCAATATGCCACAAAAACAGGTTTACTGAAACAATCCAAAAGAAGGACCCATTACGAAGTCTATATTTGTGACTGAACATAAATCAACTCCACTTTCTGTCTAACTCACGAGTGTGAGCATATGTGTGTAAATTACTCAAAGCAAACATgcttaacagcatttatttttaatgaacatttgTGTATGTCTGAATTCTCAATCAGAGTCACaatgatgatgaatgaaatttGTTAATCCTATTTCCTATTCAAAGCCAAAGGAAGTGTGGATAAAAATGAGCTTTATGCAATTTATGGGGCCCACAAATCCTTCACTATATATCCACACTTCCTTTGGCTTTGAATTTGGGAAATGGTCCCATACAGACAACACATCATCTGAGGTCATGTAGCCATAGCCTAACCTCAAAGTCTACACTTCAGAATAGTAACCTCAAAAAATCGACAAGATAAACTCTATATAACTGGACAAACTTTAATAGTTCTTtccctttataaaaaataataataataataaaaaaaacacacattaaacagcacgaaatttcaacatttacactCCTGATCTATCCCTGCAAAACATACTTTGAACTAGAAATCCACTGCCCAGTTTCAGTCAATGTAACGTAAATGGTTAATTTATCCCCCACACAAATGGTTTAAGTTAACTTAACATTTAACTTAAGTTAATGTAATTTCATTTAACGTAATACCATTGTGCAATTGACAACACAGTTTACTTGAACTaacacatattttttgttttttactgagCAAACTACTAAAATCAGCTTGGTGGTTTGAAATTAGGTgaaaaatgcatcacattttgCCTGAGAAACTAGCTTAATCTAATAAAAGTTAAAACAATTTTAGCAGCAATAGTTTAAGTATTACACAAGATAtagttttggtaaaaaaaaaaatatgtatagtaTTTTTGCTTTGAAAATCCACTCCCATGTCACCCTCCAGTCCCCATGATGTggtatattgtataaaaatgagCCAATACTCTAAATgtccaggggcccgttcttcgtacgtctcTAACTCACCTAGCTGATTTGATTGTTgatgatttggcatgatcttggattgtttggttcttcgaagctcatcctagacttgctgtcatagcaacaggtgcgCAATCTTAAACCTGCTcgcgagcaggcttatttcatgttaaAAGGATTAGATCCCGTCTTTATAAGCGGAGGTGATATGGGAAGTCTTTCGCAGCCATGTCTTGTCTGTTTTTACATCAGGAACCGTTTGCTGAACGTGCCAGAATAATTTGAAGAGCTTTTCAAATGAATCACGTTTTGCGAGATTGACACGATCCTTTAGCGCAGCACGATAATCTACTGATCGAGAGATATCGTTTTTCTCGGGAAGGTGTAATCTACATTACCAACTTGTTTAATGTTCGACTCGTCGGAGCCGGGCTTTAacaactgcacaaacagtttGTATAGCTTTGCGATTCTTTGCGAGTGGCACTTTCCTTTACACTATTGGAGATGCAGAAAACTTGGGTAAAAGTGCTGTATGTCATGCCATTCGCAAAGTTTATCTGGCACTCAAACAGTTTTTAGGGGGCTTTGTGGTATTTCCAAGCCACTTAAAACCACAGGCTGTGAAGCAGATTTTTTTTGCCATTGCAGGTACATTATAATTGTTAATGAAGATCATGCAATCATGATCATACCAAAAAGTAGCCTAGAACTTACAGTATTTGTTTATCAGGCTTCCCTAATGTTATTGGTACCATGCACACACATCCTCATCAAGGCCCCACCTGGCCCCAATGAAGGGGATTTTGTGAAACGAAAGGGATTTCACAGTGTAAATGTGCAGGTAAATTACCATTACGATTATTAATATTCCAgattagcaataaaaaaaaaaaaaattaaaagtagtgTAATCAGAAAGTATGCGGTTGACTGATTACAAATATTTTAGATGGTGTGTGACTCAGTGGTCCACATCACATTTATGCACATTTATACGTGGTAAggaaaagatttatttaaaactcactgtattacataattttattCGGAGCCTAACAAAACAGTATGCCTGCAGGGAGTACTTCATGACACCATTCCCTGACCcaaaccctggaccacaaaccagTTACAATGCAGCTCTAGCCGGGACAAGGGCATGTATTGAAATGACCTTTGGTTAACTAAAGGGAAGATTTCAGTGTCTTAAGGGTCTGAGGGTTGCACCTGACAGGGCCCGAGACATTATTGCATGTGCCATCCTCCAAAATATTGCCACCATCAGAAAAGAGAGGATCCCTGTGGTGGAGGTGCAGCCTGATGATGACCTCCAGCCAGTGCACTTGGACCAACCTAGTTTTAAACCTTCATTAAATAGAAGACAAGACAACATGCTTAGTTCAtggagttttatttcaattattatttctCAAGAAAAACCAGTGATGGTCATCTTTTGCCTGCAATAAGATATATTGTTATCCAAGGGCAGCAATAGTGCTCTTTGTGAAAAATAGTGTTTTAGCACTTACTCTGAAGTTACTTTTGAAGCAACTTAATCTCTAGTGCCAGATTTTTCTTCTTTAAGGTGACAAGTTCAATTTATCcccttagtttttgttttttaagatcaAAATACTCCATTTTTTGTTGAAGATTCCGTTTATATAGAGTACGGACATCCctgtgacataaaaaaaaaaaaaattaaataaaaaaaaataaatctacacAAGCCTCATGCAACAGAAAAAGGAAAAGTAGACTGCCTGCCTCTGTATCACTTTGTGCTGTAGGCGTTTCCTCCTGCAACTCATATTGCAGTCAGAAATAATATACACacctataaattaaattatttgtgcACTTACAAGTACTTCCTCCAAAGGACAGTCATCTGAGAGGGTTTCTTCAATGTCCTGTGCAAAAGAAAAATGGGTATTACAAAGTGTTGCACTTGCTTTCCTTTTGATGTAAAGTTAGAAATGTCCACTTACCGCACACATTTCATCGACCACTTTCTTGGGAACAGGTAAAAGTGTTGGTGTATTAATTTAAAACTACACAAAAGAGGAGAACTCAATGGCATTACAATACACTACGAAAAATATGATCAATAACActgcaaaatatttttacattaagttACAGTTCTCACATTCACAAGTCTGTTGAAATGACTGTACAAGACATTTGGATTTTAGACACTTAAACGCAGCAAAATGATTTAAAACTCAGTTACCTGTAATTAAGGCGTTGCTGTTACTGGTCCCTGGCTTTAGGTCTAAGGAAGAGCTGCCCCCAGGGATGTCCTTTACAATGGGTCGGTTCTCCTTTAGCCCAAGGGTCAGCTCTTCAGTCGGGGTATAATGTGGGTGTGCAGGACCACCACCTGTTTTTCTCTGCTCCGCCTTTTTCTTAATTGCTGATTATAAACCTACACgcatcatttaaaatgtttttggtaaCAGATACTAAACCGTAGAAAGGATTACCAGTTTGAAGAATATTCTTGTACTTCATGTTTACTTGTTCCCATGTTCTAGTGTCCTGAGCTGGCTCTGACAAAgcaattatgaaattattaaaagAATATATACACTGTAATAAGTGATAACCGTAACCTGGAAGACTTACACATTTAATTTGTCTGCTACTTTTTGCCAGCCCTCTCTCCTGACTTTTGCAAACTTTGAAGTGTTTcctgacattttaatttttttcaaactcCACATACCCTTCCAGTAATAATTCTTGCTCTGCTGCGTTGAAAAACAGAGCACGCTCTTTGGCCATGGTGAACAGCCAATAGCAGCATTGCTGATCAAGGTTTCTattatcgatacatatccccttttaaacaagtgcatgaacgcgcaattatcacAAACTCAATCAGGTCTTAGGGAGAGGTACTTAAAGCACTGATGCCAGAGAGCAGTTATGCAAGAAGACAGATAAATGATCTCAACACTTCAACTCAAGCAATTATTTATTTGAGGATGGACAAGTCTTTGTAAACCATGAACAAACAGGGAAAACATTCCATAAGAATAAAAAGCACCAAACTGAGACGTGCGCCAGTAAGTGTCATGCAAAGTTCCCATGATCATTTCAACACGTACATCCCCCACCATGACCATATCTGCAACCACAACTCTGGCCCTGACtgcttccctgaccctggccacttccctgaccaTTGCCCCTTCCCTGaacctggccgcttccctggccctggccgcttccctgacccttgccctgaccgcttccctgaccatggccgcttccctggccacttccctgaccctgaccatggccctggccgcttccctgacccttgccctgaccgcttccctgaccatggccgcttccctggccgcttccctggccctgaccatggccctggccgcttccctgacccttgccctgaccgcttccctggccacttccctgaccaTGGCCCTGGCCtcttccctggccctgacccttgccctgaccgctaccctggccctgaccacttccctggccctgaccacGGCCCTGACCATGGCCCTGACCATGgccacttccctggccctgaccacttccctggccctgaccacttccctggccctgaccacGGCCCTGACCAtggccacttccctgaccctgaccatggccgcttccctgacccttgCCCTGACTGCTTCCCTGGCCTTTGCCCTGACcgtggccgcttccctggccacttccccgaccacttccctgaccctggccctgaccgcttccctggccgtgGCCCTGGCCTCTTCCCTGACcgtggccgcttccctggccctgaccgcttccctggccgcttccctgacccttgCGCTGACCGCTTCCATTGCCTTGACCATTTCCCTGGCCCTGACTGctaccctggccgcttccctgaccctgacctTGGCCCTGGCTgcttccctggccgcttccctgacccttgCCCTGActgcttccctggccctgaccacTTCCATTGCCCTGACTGcttccctgaccacttccctgaccatgGCCCTGGCCCTGACTgcttccctgaccgcttccctgacccttgccctgaccacttccctgacccttgccctgaccacttccctggccctgaccgctaccctggccgcttccctgagccttgccctgaccacttccctggccctgaccttTGCCCTGGCCACGTGGTTCACTGCATGAAAAGCCACCAGCggttgggcaacatttctgtgtggcaggacactggcTGTCACGGACACAGCTTTCAGCACGCAGTGGAATCATCTCCGGTAGGGGACATTGACCCGGCTTCACTGTGTGGACAAATGGTCTgctttagtttgtgcatataGACTATAACCCACATCAATATACAACACTCAAAGCTTGAAGATCAAGTATTACCTACTGTGAATTAAATTCTAAGTATTACTCCACTTCATTTTGCAAGACATCTTAtgctcaaaactagcccaagtgCTGAATTCAAACCTACTTTAGATGAGGACAGCAGAAGGCAAAGTTGTGTGTGGACCCTTAGTGTCCATTATCATCATCAATAAACTCACAGGAAACGGGCAGTACACAAACAGCCCCCCCCCCTcaaattgacagcatttgtgtcctccagggcagtcttcatcagaAGAACATCCTCGACGGGACCGCACAACCGGCAGTTTCGCTGGACATAAACCATCCACTAGAGGATTCAAGAGGATCATTAGTGCCATTTCAACATTTGTAAATCAGGGATTTCTCAATGGGTCTCAAACCTAAATACTAATTTTAGTTATGtcggtttcaaaaaaaaaaaaaaaaaaggttttaaaaccCATTACTAATTCCTAAACCATTACTTCTAAAGACAATGTCACAAATGCCGCATTTCCACtgaaattacccagaacaattgtaccaggaactttccccccagacctgttgctttctgcgtttgcGCTGCAGTCAAAAGTACCAtgagattaggcaaatagtctggtgacataGGTCTGTGCACATTTCTCAATATGAAGTATGCAAATATCAGAATTGCGTCGTCGGTAGTTGAGACTTTAGGAGTCTGATTCGAAAGAGTGATCTCCCACGGAAAGGATGAAGCAGGTTCAATAATTCTGCAAAAAGCAGCGTACTTTATAACGGTCCACTCTCCTTGGCTACTGCAGTTTTCCCTCACTGTACATGTAC
This genomic window contains:
- the LOC132158991 gene encoding fibroin heavy chain-like gives rise to the protein MTARVCFSLIAVLSCLFGYLSITHAIQRQTTVKPGQCPLPEMIPLRAESCVRDSQCPATQKCCPTAGGFSCSEPRGQGKGQGQGSGQGKAQGSGQGSGQGQGSGQGKGQGSGQGKGQGSGQGSSQGQGHGQGSGQGSSQGNGSGQGQGSSQGKGQGSGQGSSQGQGQGQGSGQGSSQGQGNGQGNGSGQRKGQGSGQGSGQGQGSGHGQGRGQGHGQGSGQGQGQGSGRGSGQGSGHGQGKGQGSSQGKGQGSGHGQGQGSGHGQGRGQGQGSGQGQGSGQGQGSGHGQGHGQGRGQGQGSGQGQGSGQGKGQGQGRGQGHGQGSGQGSGQGKGQGSGQGHGQGQGSGQGSGHGQGSGQGKGQGSGQGHGQGQGSGQGSGHGQGSGQGKGQGSGQGQGSGQVQGRGNGQGSGQGQGSSQGQSCGCRYGHGGGCTC